A genomic region of Planktothrix serta PCC 8927 contains the following coding sequences:
- a CDS encoding serine hydrolase, whose translation MAQRSPRQSLFSILSFSKSGSKSSEPKSRNGNSPKSQPRRRSRGSTPPPPKPVSRRSPSVEQRQGIDPGRSESFDPLLSQLRQKRSAPPPSRKPRSQPGKRSSRGTAAPSIIPFPQSSAPTAVRSRRSPVAQFSPSESLLPPGNKPVKRVRKKRRVSPMVYATRLLILGIGIGVISGTILSALNALGRSSAEANQTVSLTAEQQKSLNANSSNSLAQSLQLTQEASDLKTAILGLAKDSPKLKPGVFLVDLDTGNYVDIQGELPLPAASTIKVPILVSFFQAVDEGRLRLDEVLTMEEKHIAKGSGELQDKPVGSKFTALETATLMITNSDNTATNMIIDRLGGIESLNQQFAFWQLKQTQMQNILPDLEGTNKTSAKDLVTLMAEINQGKLVSVKSRDFMLRIMQQTRNRSLLPRGLGEGTFIAHKTGNIDSVCGDIGLIDMLNGKRYLVGILVEREADDPQANELIRQVSSTIYQYFDTSTNPQPSTDPDEVQDDQP comes from the coding sequence GTGGCCCAGCGATCTCCTCGTCAGTCGTTATTCTCAATACTTTCTTTTTCTAAGTCGGGCTCTAAATCCTCGGAGCCAAAGTCTCGGAATGGAAATTCACCCAAATCCCAACCTCGGCGTCGTTCTCGTGGGTCTACTCCGCCACCTCCGAAACCTGTTTCTCGTCGATCTCCGTCGGTAGAACAACGACAGGGTATTGATCCCGGCCGTTCTGAATCCTTTGATCCCCTGCTCTCTCAACTGCGACAGAAACGGTCTGCGCCTCCGCCATCTCGCAAACCTCGATCTCAACCGGGTAAACGTTCATCTAGGGGAACTGCTGCTCCTTCTATTATACCGTTTCCTCAGTCCTCGGCTCCGACTGCGGTACGCTCTCGCCGATCTCCCGTTGCTCAGTTTTCCCCGTCTGAATCTCTTCTTCCACCGGGAAATAAACCCGTAAAACGGGTACGAAAAAAACGTCGGGTGTCTCCGATGGTCTATGCAACCCGTTTATTAATTTTAGGAATTGGTATTGGTGTGATTTCGGGAACGATTCTTTCGGCTTTAAATGCCTTGGGACGTTCTAGTGCGGAGGCGAATCAAACGGTCAGTTTAACCGCAGAACAACAAAAAAGTTTGAATGCTAATTCCTCTAATTCTTTAGCTCAATCTTTACAATTAACTCAAGAAGCATCGGATTTAAAAACAGCCATTTTAGGTTTAGCAAAAGATTCACCAAAGTTAAAACCTGGGGTGTTTTTAGTGGATTTAGATACAGGAAATTATGTCGATATTCAAGGAGAATTGCCACTTCCCGCCGCTAGTACAATTAAAGTTCCGATTTTAGTCTCATTTTTTCAAGCAGTTGATGAAGGCAGGCTCCGTTTAGATGAAGTCTTAACAATGGAGGAAAAACACATTGCTAAAGGGTCTGGAGAACTGCAAGATAAACCCGTAGGGAGTAAATTTACAGCCCTAGAAACAGCTACTTTAATGATTACTAATAGTGATAATACTGCTACGAATATGATCATTGATCGTTTGGGAGGGATTGAATCGTTAAATCAACAGTTTGCTTTTTGGCAATTAAAACAGACTCAAATGCAAAATATTCTTCCTGATTTGGAAGGAACAAATAAAACCAGCGCCAAAGATTTAGTCACTTTAATGGCGGAAATTAATCAAGGAAAGTTGGTTTCTGTGAAATCCCGTGATTTTATGTTAAGAATTATGCAGCAAACTCGCAATCGTTCTTTGTTACCCCGTGGTTTAGGAGAGGGAACGTTTATTGCTCATAAAACGGGCAATATTGACTCAGTTTGTGGGGATATTGGTTTAATTGATATGCTAAATGGGAAACGATATTTAGTTGGGATTTTAGTTGAAAGAGAAGCAGATGATCCCCAAGCAAATGAACTAATTCGTCAAGTTTCTTCTACTATTTATCAATATTTTGATACCTCAACCAACCCTCAACCCTCAACTGATCCCGATGAGGTTCAAGACGATCAACCCTAA
- a CDS encoding RNA methyltransferase, with protein MTQTDSYTRLTPIRIVLVEPAGPLNVGSVARVMKNMGLEQLVLVNPQCNPACDEAKRMAVHAGDILERAITVSSLPEALTGCQRAIATTARSRSDALPTDLEDPRTVLPWLLDCPSALIFGPEDRGLNNDELSYAQRFLRIRSSLAYPSLNLAQSVGVCCYELRYCVLETQKGTEDSIEIPPSTVSLEVLEGYYQQLEAMLLKIGYVYPHTANSRMKKFRRLFNRANLTSEEVMMLRGILSQVEWALNCNNYAAIDDTLKTSPDH; from the coding sequence ATGACACAGACCGATTCGTACACCCGATTAACTCCCATTCGGATTGTTTTAGTGGAACCCGCAGGGCCTTTAAATGTGGGTTCTGTGGCGCGGGTAATGAAAAATATGGGATTAGAGCAATTAGTATTAGTCAATCCTCAGTGTAACCCCGCTTGTGATGAGGCGAAAAGAATGGCGGTTCATGCTGGGGATATTTTAGAACGAGCGATCACGGTTTCGTCTTTACCCGAAGCTTTAACCGGATGTCAACGTGCGATCGCAACCACGGCGAGATCTCGATCCGATGCTTTACCGACGGATTTAGAAGATCCCAGAACGGTTTTACCTTGGTTATTAGACTGTCCCTCGGCTTTAATTTTTGGCCCGGAAGATCGGGGTTTAAATAATGATGAATTGAGTTATGCTCAAAGGTTTCTCCGTATTCGGTCGAGTTTAGCCTATCCTTCATTAAATTTAGCTCAGTCGGTCGGGGTGTGTTGTTATGAATTACGATATTGTGTGTTAGAAACCCAAAAGGGTACAGAAGACTCGATAGAAATCCCCCCTTCTACTGTTTCCTTGGAAGTCTTAGAGGGATATTATCAACAGTTGGAAGCGATGTTACTGAAGATTGGATATGTCTATCCCCATACTGCAAATAGTCGGATGAAAAAATTCCGGCGTTTGTTTAATCGAGCGAATTTAACATCTGAAGAAGTTATGATGTTACGGGGCATCTTGAGTCAAGTCGAATGGGCGTTAAATTGTAACAATTATGCTGCAATTGATGATACCCTAAAAACGTCGCCCGATCACTAA
- a CDS encoding DUF2256 domain-containing protein, translating to MAQPRSKSDLPTKICPVCDRPFTWRKKWADCWEEVKYCSERCRRRR from the coding sequence ATGGCACAACCGCGTTCTAAGTCTGACTTACCGACTAAGATTTGTCCCGTTTGCGATCGCCCCTTTACCTGGCGAAAAAAATGGGCCGACTGTTGGGAAGAAGTTAAATATTGTTCTGAACGTTGTCGTCGTCGCCGTTGA
- a CDS encoding isoaspartyl peptidase/L-asparaginase, whose amino-acid sequence MAVQPKLIIHGGAGSSLQDKGGLEAVRKSLYQVIDQVYALLLKGATAKEAVVRGCQLLEDDPRFNAGTGSVLQSDGQIRMSAALMDGTLQRFSGVINVSRVKNPIDLAVVLQNASDHVLSDYGAAELARELQLPLYNPLTDQRLQEWLEDRKDNFKRSMANVVSEPAGTGTIGVVALDQNGELAAGTSTGGKGFERIGRVSDSATPAGNYATDQAGVSCTGIGEDILDECLAAKIVIRVTDGQSLKTAFEKSFTEADQHQRDFGAIGIDATGAIAWGKTCDVILSAFHDGQNRGDSLESAKGTQVFSSSC is encoded by the coding sequence ATGGCTGTTCAACCTAAACTAATTATTCATGGCGGTGCTGGTAGTTCTCTCCAAGACAAAGGAGGATTAGAAGCGGTTCGTAAATCACTCTATCAAGTTATTGATCAAGTTTACGCCTTACTTCTCAAAGGAGCCACTGCTAAAGAAGCCGTTGTCCGGGGTTGTCAACTCCTCGAAGACGATCCCCGGTTTAATGCGGGAACAGGTTCGGTTTTACAATCCGATGGCCAAATTCGCATGAGTGCTGCGTTGATGGATGGAACTCTACAACGGTTTAGTGGGGTCATCAACGTTTCACGGGTGAAAAATCCGATTGATTTAGCCGTTGTTCTACAAAACGCCTCAGATCATGTTTTATCCGACTATGGCGCCGCCGAATTAGCGCGAGAACTGCAACTTCCCCTTTATAATCCCCTCACCGATCAACGGTTACAAGAGTGGCTCGAAGATCGCAAAGACAATTTTAAACGCAGCATGGCGAATGTTGTTTCTGAACCTGCGGGAACTGGAACTATCGGGGTTGTGGCTTTGGATCAAAATGGAGAATTAGCCGCCGGAACTTCCACCGGGGGTAAGGGGTTTGAACGTATTGGTCGGGTCAGTGACTCCGCAACTCCGGCGGGAAATTATGCAACGGATCAAGCGGGAGTTAGTTGTACTGGAATTGGAGAAGATATTCTGGATGAATGTTTAGCCGCCAAAATTGTGATCCGGGTCACAGATGGTCAATCCTTGAAAACCGCCTTCGAGAAATCCTTTACTGAAGCGGATCAGCATCAACGGGATTTTGGGGCCATTGGTATTGATGCAACGGGTGCGATCGCCTGGGGAAAAACCTGTGATGTGATTCTTTCCGCTTTCCACGACGGTCAAAACAGGGGTGATAGCCTAGAATCTGCTAAAGGAACTCAAGTATTTTCTAGTAGCTGTTAA
- a CDS encoding response regulator — translation MRRILVVDDSATMRKMVIASLRDLKDISFSEAGNGLEAIEQVEIAPFDLMILDLNMPDMHGLEVLKFVLGHPNHQATPIIILTTKGDENSRSEALSAGAACYLTKPFQPKLLADQVQKLLTSVSV, via the coding sequence ATGAGACGGATTTTAGTTGTTGATGATTCAGCAACGATGCGAAAAATGGTAATCGCGTCCTTGCGAGATTTAAAAGATATCAGTTTTAGTGAAGCCGGGAATGGTTTAGAAGCAATTGAACAGGTTGAAATTGCGCCCTTTGATTTAATGATACTGGATTTGAATATGCCCGATATGCACGGGTTAGAAGTTCTAAAATTTGTTTTAGGACACCCAAATCATCAGGCTACACCGATTATCATTCTTACTACAAAAGGTGATGAAAATAGTCGCAGTGAAGCACTTTCCGCAGGCGCGGCTTGCTATTTAACCAAACCATTTCAGCCTAAATTGTTAGCAGATCAAGTTCAAAAATTACTGACCTCGGTTTCAGTTTAA
- a CDS encoding chemotaxis protein CheW, producing MSNPNNNNFFEDFLEDYFAECEEHLAVVRRELLTLESWINQSPLERSHLNELFRCFHSLKGLSGMVGVSVAEELAHQMESYLRVLRDQQIVLSSEGFDALIAGTKLLEQVITCRRTQTPAPDITDISAQLRAVIPDEHLDNPSSLVTPIEFKLKPEEQNELNTAISNGETLWHFIFSPSTQLSEQGIRVNTVREHLQTLGRLIYIAPRMSEGNKILFDLILATSVPEIPFQESDQPGLTWQPYFRAKKPETAETPRAGKDRKITETRHPTPDTHFSVNSQPSTANTLNVVRVDLPKLDDLMRMVGDLVISRARLDEDLKSIAACLRAPQIRALQEINLMLERQLRDLRQGVMEVRLVPIGEIFARMQFVVRDLVRASGKQVTLEISGQETEIDKFVVERMLDPLLHLVRNAVSHGIETPAERQQAGKNPQGTITLRATTVGETVVIEIEDDGRGVDIETVIQRVSDETHLGENTLLADKNREAGKPEPYNMMAVLDILCFAGFSTKDQADLISGRGVGMAIVKNTVQELGGSLSLDTHKGHGTQFTIQLPLTLAITDALIVNVGKQTFAIPQASVLEVLEVSTSQIITFENNEIVSYRNTILPLIRLAQIFSLSPPSITSPAPPASPIVVVGMGENSVALVVDRVTGLREIVVTPLTDPFVQVMGIAGATELGDRRVVLIVDVGALIRYSTLQTSPSPFLTANRQPPTLTPMSDLATSTQSYILFELADTLYGIPSQIVQQMEMIEQITTVPNTLPFVEGVVFSRGQVIPVINLRVRFGLEKTAYNLRTRLIVIHTNHRTIGLIVDTAREFLAISDQAIQPPPEGISPLSGRYLGGIATLGKRVILILNVEELLTNQLSV from the coding sequence GTGTCTAATCCGAATAATAACAATTTTTTCGAGGATTTTTTAGAAGACTATTTTGCAGAATGTGAAGAACATTTAGCGGTTGTTAGACGAGAACTTTTAACCCTGGAATCGTGGATCAATCAATCTCCTCTTGAGCGTTCTCACCTCAATGAATTATTCCGTTGTTTCCATTCTCTAAAAGGATTATCAGGGATGGTGGGAGTGAGTGTGGCGGAAGAATTAGCCCATCAAATGGAAAGCTATTTACGAGTATTACGAGATCAACAAATTGTTCTCTCTTCTGAAGGATTTGATGCTTTAATTGCCGGAACAAAACTGCTTGAACAAGTCATCACTTGTCGCCGAACCCAAACCCCAGCACCCGACATTACCGACATCAGCGCCCAACTTAGGGCCGTGATTCCAGACGAACATCTCGACAACCCATCAAGTCTTGTTACCCCAATAGAGTTCAAACTCAAACCCGAAGAACAAAACGAACTCAACACCGCAATTAGCAACGGGGAAACCCTCTGGCATTTTATTTTTTCACCGAGTACCCAACTCTCTGAACAGGGAATCCGAGTTAATACCGTTCGAGAACATTTACAAACCTTGGGGAGATTAATTTATATTGCCCCTCGCATGAGTGAGGGAAACAAAATTCTATTTGATTTGATCTTAGCCACCTCTGTCCCTGAAATTCCCTTTCAAGAAAGCGATCAACCGGGTTTAACCTGGCAACCCTATTTTAGAGCAAAAAAACCGGAGACTGCGGAGACACCCAGAGCCGGGAAAGATAGGAAAATAACTGAAACCCGACACCCGACACCTGACACCCATTTTTCAGTCAACAGTCAACCGTCAACAGCCAACACTCTGAATGTCGTGCGTGTAGACTTACCCAAACTGGATGATTTGATGCGAATGGTGGGAGATTTAGTGATTAGTCGCGCCCGTTTAGATGAGGATCTCAAATCAATAGCCGCCTGTCTTCGGGCGCCTCAAATTAGAGCCTTACAAGAAATTAACTTGATGTTAGAACGACAATTGCGAGATTTACGCCAAGGGGTGATGGAAGTGCGTTTAGTTCCCATTGGTGAGATTTTTGCCCGGATGCAATTTGTCGTTCGAGATTTAGTTCGAGCCAGTGGAAAACAAGTCACCCTAGAAATCAGTGGACAGGAAACCGAAATTGATAAATTCGTTGTAGAACGAATGTTAGATCCCCTGTTACATCTAGTGAGAAATGCCGTCAGTCATGGCATTGAAACCCCCGCAGAACGTCAGCAAGCCGGAAAAAACCCCCAAGGAACGATCACACTTCGGGCTACAACGGTAGGAGAAACCGTCGTTATTGAAATTGAAGATGATGGTCGTGGCGTTGATATTGAAACGGTGATCCAACGAGTTAGTGACGAGACGCACCTTGGCGAGAACACTCTGTTGGCAGACAAGAATAGGGAAGCCGGAAAGCCAGAGCCATACAATATGATGGCAGTATTAGACATTCTCTGTTTTGCCGGATTTTCAACTAAAGATCAAGCGGATTTAATTTCTGGACGGGGGGTAGGAATGGCAATTGTCAAAAATACAGTTCAGGAGTTAGGAGGTTCCTTGAGTTTGGATACTCACAAAGGTCACGGGACTCAATTTACGATTCAACTCCCTCTCACCTTAGCGATTACAGATGCTCTGATTGTTAATGTTGGTAAACAAACCTTTGCGATTCCTCAAGCTTCTGTTTTAGAGGTGCTAGAAGTTTCGACATCCCAAATTATTACGTTTGAGAATAACGAAATTGTTAGCTATCGCAACACCATATTACCGCTTATCCGTCTCGCCCAGATTTTCTCCCTCTCTCCTCCTTCCATTACTTCCCCTGCTCCCCCTGCTTCCCCAATAGTCGTAGTGGGGATGGGAGAAAACTCGGTGGCGTTGGTGGTGGATCGGGTGACGGGACTGCGGGAAATTGTGGTTACGCCTTTAACCGATCCTTTTGTACAAGTGATGGGAATAGCCGGAGCAACAGAACTTGGCGATCGCCGTGTGGTTTTAATTGTAGATGTGGGTGCTTTAATCCGATATTCAACCTTACAAACTTCCCCATCCCCATTCCTTACCGCCAACCGCCAACCGCCAACTCTTACTCCCATGTCAGACCTTGCAACTTCCACCCAATCCTATATTTTGTTTGAACTCGCTGACACCCTCTATGGGATTCCATCTCAAATCGTGCAGCAAATGGAAATGATTGAACAAATTACGACTGTTCCTAATACTTTACCTTTTGTGGAGGGGGTTGTATTTTCCAGAGGACAGGTGATTCCGGTGATTAATTTACGAGTCCGATTTGGACTAGAGAAAACCGCTTATAATCTGCGAACTCGCTTAATCGTGATTCATACTAATCATCGTACCATTGGATTAATTGTAGATACTGCTAGGGAATTTTTAGCAATATCGGATCAAGCAATTCAACCTCCTCCAGAAGGAATATCCCCTTTAAGCGGTCGGTATTTAGGAGGTATTGCCACCTTGGGAAAACGAGTTATCCTAATCCTAAATGTGGAAGAATTACTCACAAATCAGTTATCAGTTTAG
- a CDS encoding methyl-accepting chemotaxis protein has protein sequence MAKVNNKHQKNYKKSQKKSHEITNPSAPDPIVKPAREQNQQIRLNTQDLLQTVEHLSSGMESQNRLLEESCTGISTLATSLKQTASQTQSVATSGEEIVSSINEMAASIEQVTASSTELATAIQQTSTSVQQSSISTRNVANSAQEMATSASQVTASMVQVAASIKSVSIDTENLASAVNETAASIEEMTSSIGGVAQNADDLTAASEETTASINEMAASIEEVTATTENLAATVEEVSTSMEEMAQSVVGVAQNGERITEAATNAATSAEQLDRSIRSITTLTQQADEITRRVMQDAEGGGKTIEKAIQGLGRVRESMVKSSDVIRDMAKRTNEISSIVDTINLISERTNLLSLNASIEAARAGDAGRGFAVVAEEIRNLADRAAQATSDIAAIIKALQQVAQDAVNTSNEGTRVAEDSGNLAEEGLGGLKKILSGIEKTTQLVSQIATASEEQMIAGQTVVNSINTTANQAREVAKATTEQSKTTQGIVVSTRQMRQIAQQVTKAMNEQATAARDVIKAAQNTTTLAGQVRKAAFEQNKGASQIMQAVELMRRGVMTTSRAIAEQSLAGDQISQEAERLANLINNISKDMTEQATTATQITLAVDNMRIQSEQLATSMREQSKAIQGMTGAVQSMTHKINLIQNSNLEHSNILTQALEGMESMGQISERQLNQLSVISHQLSV, from the coding sequence ATGGCTAAAGTTAATAATAAGCACCAAAAAAATTATAAAAAATCTCAAAAAAAATCCCATGAAATCACCAACCCCAGCGCACCTGATCCGATTGTTAAACCAGCCAGAGAACAGAATCAGCAAATCCGGCTCAACACCCAAGATCTGCTGCAAACAGTGGAACATCTCTCATCGGGAATGGAATCTCAAAATCGCCTATTAGAAGAAAGTTGTACCGGAATTTCAACTTTAGCCACCTCATTAAAACAAACCGCCTCCCAAACCCAATCCGTTGCCACTTCAGGAGAAGAAATCGTCTCTTCTATTAATGAAATGGCTGCCTCCATTGAACAAGTCACCGCCAGTAGCACTGAACTCGCAACGGCGATTCAACAAACGTCAACTTCCGTACAACAAAGCAGTATTTCCACCCGAAATGTTGCCAATAGTGCTCAAGAAATGGCAACTTCAGCCTCTCAAGTCACGGCATCAATGGTACAGGTTGCCGCCTCGATTAAAAGTGTCAGTATAGACACGGAAAATTTAGCCTCCGCCGTCAACGAAACCGCCGCCTCCATTGAAGAAATGACCAGTTCCATTGGAGGAGTTGCCCAAAATGCCGATGATTTAACTGCCGCCTCCGAAGAAACCACCGCTTCAATTAACGAAATGGCCGCCTCCATCGAAGAAGTCACCGCCACCACCGAAAATTTAGCCGCCACCGTTGAAGAAGTTTCGACTTCTATGGAAGAAATGGCTCAATCTGTTGTTGGGGTAGCTCAAAATGGAGAACGAATTACCGAAGCCGCCACCAATGCAGCTACTTCTGCTGAACAGTTGGATCGATCCATTCGTTCGATTACCACCCTTACCCAACAAGCGGATGAAATTACCCGTCGAGTCATGCAGGATGCCGAAGGTGGGGGCAAAACCATTGAAAAAGCGATTCAAGGGTTAGGTCGGGTGCGAGAGTCGATGGTTAAATCCTCCGATGTGATTCGAGATATGGCCAAACGCACCAATGAAATTAGCAGTATTGTCGATACGATTAATTTAATCTCAGAGCGCACTAACTTACTCTCCTTGAATGCTTCCATTGAAGCCGCCCGGGCGGGAGATGCGGGACGGGGATTTGCGGTGGTGGCGGAAGAAATTAGAAATTTAGCCGATCGCGCAGCCCAAGCCACCTCCGACATTGCGGCTATTATCAAAGCCTTACAACAGGTTGCCCAAGATGCCGTTAATACCTCCAATGAAGGGACTCGTGTGGCTGAAGATAGCGGGAATTTAGCTGAAGAAGGATTAGGAGGATTAAAAAAAATCCTATCGGGGATTGAAAAAACAACTCAATTGGTGAGTCAAATAGCCACCGCTTCTGAGGAACAAATGATTGCGGGTCAAACGGTGGTTAATTCGATTAATACTACAGCTAACCAAGCGCGAGAAGTGGCAAAAGCCACAACGGAACAATCCAAAACCACCCAAGGCATTGTAGTCTCGACTCGGCAGATGCGACAAATCGCCCAACAAGTCACAAAAGCCATGAATGAACAAGCAACAGCGGCCCGTGATGTGATTAAAGCGGCTCAAAATACCACCACTTTAGCCGGACAAGTGCGGAAAGCTGCCTTTGAACAAAATAAGGGAGCTTCCCAAATTATGCAGGCGGTAGAGTTAATGCGACGGGGGGTGATGACGACTTCTCGCGCTATTGCAGAACAGTCCTTAGCCGGAGATCAAATCTCTCAAGAAGCCGAACGACTGGCTAACCTGATTAATAATATTAGTAAAGACATGACGGAACAGGCAACCACTGCCACTCAAATCACCCTAGCGGTTGATAATATGCGAATTCAGTCAGAACAACTGGCAACATCAATGAGAGAACAATCAAAAGCTATTCAAGGAATGACCGGGGCGGTTCAAAGTATGACTCACAAAATTAATTTAATTCAAAATTCTAATTTAGAGCATTCCAATATTTTAACTCAGGCTTTGGAAGGGATGGAGAGTATGGGACAAATCAGTGAACGCCAACTGAATCAGTTATCAGTTATCAGTCATCAGTTATCAGTTTAG